TCCGGCGATATCGGCTCGTCTCATACGTGTGACGAACAGTCCGAAATTTCGGGGAAGAACCGAAATCTCCAATGTGCAGATGGCGGTGTTAAGGCTAGGCAACAACACGATCCGCACATTGGTCAGCAGCATGATCACCCAGCAACTGTTTGCGCCCTCCTCGAAATTTCTGGAAAACGAATTCAAGCAAATCTGGGAGCTGAGCAGGAATGTCTCTGCCGCCAGCCATTTCCTCTGCTCGTTTGCGCCTCACCTCGACCCCAATGAGGCCATACTTGCCGGACTCATTCACCAAGTAGGGAAATTGCCCATACTCATGATGATTGATCAATCCCCCGAATTTGAAGAGTTCAAAGAAAGCCCCACCCTCGTCGGTTTGCTGCTCGAACAAGCGCACGGCACCGCCGGCAAAATCGTGATGGATAAATTGAACTTTCCGGCGACGATAAAGCCGGTCGCCTCGGAATACAACAATTTCCGATACGATGCGGGAGCCAAGGCTGATTATGTAGACGTTGTGCAAGTCGCCTTTTTACAAAGCATTGCCGGAACCGACCATCCGGCCTGTCGAGTCGATTGCTCGATAGTGCCCGCTTTCGCCAAACTCGGACTCAGCTTCGACACCGAAACGATCA
The genomic region above belongs to Methylomicrobium agile and contains:
- a CDS encoding HDOD domain-containing protein, which codes for MKLASLETAIDVISNELVNNSPYLPTLPDVAINIMNAVSKEETSPKDLAAIILTDPAISARLIRVTNSPKFRGRTEISNVQMAVLRLGNNTIRTLVSSMITQQLFAPSSKFLENEFKQIWELSRNVSAASHFLCSFAPHLDPNEAILAGLIHQVGKLPILMMIDQSPEFEEFKESPTLVGLLLEQAHGTAGKIVMDKLNFPATIKPVASEYNNFRYDAGAKADYVDVVQVAFLQSIAGTDHPACRVDCSIVPAFAKLGLSFDTETITLENISDNIELVNSLFG